A window of Dickeya zeae NCPPB 2538 contains these coding sequences:
- the clpS gene encoding ATP-dependent Clp protease adapter ClpS — translation MGNHSTGPQTDDLTKEHYTEALQPPSMYKVILNNDDYTPMEFVIDVLQKFFSYDIERATQLMLTVHYQGKAICGVYSAEVAETKVAQVNRYARENEHPLLCTLEKA, via the coding sequence ATGGGAAATCATAGCACTGGGCCACAGACCGACGACTTGACTAAAGAGCATTATACTGAAGCCTTGCAACCGCCATCGATGTATAAAGTGATACTTAACAATGACGATTACACGCCGATGGAATTTGTTATTGACGTTCTGCAAAAGTTCTTTTCTTATGATATTGAACGTGCAACGCAACTGATGCTTACGGTTCACTATCAGGGCAAGGCCATCTGCGGTGTATATAGCGCCGAAGTGGCTGAAACCAAAGTGGCGCAAGTGAACCGCTATGCCAGGGAGAACGAGCATCCGTTGCTCTGTACGCTGGAAAAGGCCTGA
- the cspD gene encoding cold shock-like protein CspD gives METGTVKWFNNAKGFGFICPESGGEDIFAHYSTIQMDGYRTLKAGQVVQFTVHQGPKGNHASLIVPIAGETVA, from the coding sequence ATGGAGACAGGTACTGTTAAATGGTTCAATAACGCCAAAGGCTTTGGCTTTATTTGCCCCGAAAGCGGTGGTGAAGATATTTTCGCCCACTATTCAACCATTCAGATGGACGGCTACAGGACGCTAAAAGCAGGTCAGGTCGTGCAATTTACCGTGCACCAGGGACCGAAAGGAAATCACGCCAGTCTGATCGTACCGATCGCCGGTGAAACGGTCGCCTGA